The segment AGAATGGAACTTGAAGGATGTCTTTAAGAATTAAATGATTGCTAGTGTACGTacgttttgttttattattcttgATTCTGGTATGCATGAGAATATATTGATTTACGTTTGTTTATTGTACAGAACATATCACCCATCCCCCTCTCTCAATACAGGGTTAGATGGCTCTTGGATCCTCGTGTTTAATGTGCCAGCTAGAAGCTCTACGGTCCAGTCAACCTTACGCTCCCTATTCAGACAATAATAATCTAATTTACATGCTGAGTTCAGATTAGAAAGTCTTTTTTCATATGTCACTCACTGACATTTTACTGACCAAACCGTTATTGATTGATTGGCTGACTAATCAACATAATTTAGAAATGGCAAACTATATTacatatttgtaatttgtgtatgcatttgaaaatacaaaaaagtcAAATGCTCCCACTGGTAAACATGTAATTCAACATATATGGAgaacatgatgatgatgctaTGATCAATCAAGGAAATACACACTTCCCCTATAGTTAGTACCAAATTACAAAGTTCTCTTCAGAACACTTAAGAAGTTATTTGGAAATTATGTCAAAAGAATAATAAAGCATATCACATCACTAGTTGCTCGTTAAATTTGTAAGTATTAGCTTCTGTACTAATGATGATAACAGAATgcaaataaagtaaaacaattcATGAAAACCATTAAAAACCAAAGTGCAGCTCTCAGGGAAAAGAAGGCTATACAGCAAGCACTCTAAGGATATGCAGCTTTAATTAGTAATTTCATATTACTAAACTATTAGTAACATTTCACCTGTATGTATGCCGCacacttatgttattacttacgATTGCCGGAGGCTTCTTATGCTCAAGAAGTGTAGGATGTGTAATTGGAGGAATCTCAGGAACACATGGAGGCACCGCATCAGGAAGCACTCCACCTGGTTTCATCGCCAGGTCGGTTTCGCAGGCTGGAGCTTTCATTTTTCCAATAACCTGATGCACAAACCAAAAACCATCAGGTATGCATGAAGGTTATTCTTGTGCTTCTCTACTTAAATGTAGGAGAAAGACATTTTTGGTAAAAAACCAAGCACACGCTTCAATGAGTATGCCATCATTACTTTTCTTAATTCAACCTGTGTTTGCTCGATGTATGCTGCCTGTGATCTATCTGAGAACAACGTTAACATTCGTATCATTTCTAGTTGGTGGAAATATCAGAAAAACTGACCTCAGTTCTGACTTGCTCTGGTCCTTGTTCGCTGCGCTCTGGTTTCGCTGGCCCTCGGGGGAGGTACTTCTCCAAATAGTCCGGCAGCTTGATGTCGTTAAAGACGGGAAGTGGAAGGCCTGAGTCACTGGGCACAGCCTCTGCAGACTGGGCTTTCTCTCTGTTGCTAAGGGCCTGTGTGTCTTGGAGTGGAGCTGTAGCGGTTGGGCTCCGCGGGGGTGTCTGGGTTAGAGCTGGAGGGCTGAGCTGGGGGGCTTCACTCGGTGACACATCCCCTGAGTGGGTGCCCTCTACCTGCGTTTGaactcctttcctcctccctcggAAGATGGAGGAGTTGAGGCTGCTGAGGACACAGCTCCCCTCCAAGCGAGACTTCACCTTGATCTGGTCATCTTTCTCTTCCTTGACATCCTCCTCGACAGGGCTGTTGTCCCTGAGGCGAGAGTGAGGGTCCAGTATACTGAGCAGCAAGCTCGCCCTGGCAGGCATCATGCCCGTTTTAGTTTCCTTGCTCTGATACTTCGAGGCTAAGAGGCTCGAGCTTGTGTCTACACTGAACTGATTCTTCTTACTCAAGCCAAACTTAAACTCATCGGGGTCAAAGGTCTTCTCAAAGCGTGCCTCTCTGATGGCAGGCATGGCAAATGGCGGCTGAGGGGGCCGGAGTTGGTTGTGTTTACGTGGCGGAAGGGGGAACGGTGCACACAGCTTCTGGATTTTCTCAATGAAATCATTATCATCTAGCTCCCCAGAAGTGTCCAGAAGATTGCTTTCACTTCCAGAGGAGCTCAGTTTGGGCATCGAGACTTTGAGCTTCCGTTTGGGGAAGTCCACATCCAGCCAGCTCGAGGGAGCGTCTTGCGGTGTTGCAGAATCGTCTTTGCTTCTTCCGTGTGGAAAACGTAGTCTCTTCATGGTTGAAAGCAGGGTTGTGTCTGGGGAAGTGGGTGCTTGTGTAGTTTGACTTGGCTTGTTGTTGACCGGTTCCTTTTTGACTGTATGGAGTTGTGGGGAGATATCACCATTAGCAACAGGGGAGAGTTTGTTCATGAGTGAATGAAATGTTTCCTCAGCCGTCTTCTTTGCAACATCAACTGTGGAGTTGGAAGTAGCGCCATCAGAGGGGCTCTGTGCTATTTCCTTAtcacttctacttcctgtaatTTCGGATTCCTCACACTGTCGGGCTCTAGGAGCTGGTTTCGTTATATCTCCGGAGACTTCTGAGGGCACTGATCCGACAGTTGAACTTTTTTCCCCATCACACCGCTTTGCTACGCTGCTGCTCAAAGGTTTTGAGGCCAAAATAGGCGAAGACTTTTTATCGTACGATTCCTTTTCCGACATATTATCAGTCTTTGAAGTTATCAGCGCTGAAGTGCCATCAGCGGCTTTTACACTCACTTCCTCAGCTGCTGTAGTTGCGTTGGTTACTGACTTTGAGCTGGAGAAATGAGCATCACTGGCTCCATTTGCACATGAGTCATCTGGTGAATTCTCCGTTTTTTCCACGGATTCAGAATGAGGCTGCGGTTTTGCTGCAACCACCACTGCCTCTGGCTCTGTTCCAGGGCTTTCTGTAGACTTTGTTTGCAACTCAGAGGGCACCGTTGCTGCCTTTTCTCTTTTCGACGTCCCTTTTACAGTCTTGGTCACACTCGCAGCCTCATTAGTTTGAGTGACGGCACCAACGGCAGCTTCTTCTGGATGTgcagtctttgtgtgtctggcACCTTGTTTTTGAGCAGGCAGTTCCGATgatgtgcttttcttttctgaGGACGGCGAGGCTGGTTTTGGTTTTATTATTTCAGGTTTTGTTATGACTTTAGCCGACTGTGTCTCATCTTTTCTTTCATTATCCCTCGCAATACTCCACTCGGTCTCTGACATACCTTGTCTGCTTTCTGAAATCTCGGCCTTTGTGATACTTTCAGCTGATTGCAGGAGCTGCTGTGCTTtatctttgtttttcttctcagtCTGATTGTTTTTTTCGTCCTCCACCTTTTCCAATTTCCCCACATCTTTACTCCCAGCCTGATTCATCAGTTCTATGTCCTTGTTCGGGCATTTccctgtgtttttttcttttggctcGGTGGATTCAGATTGCACTGACAATTCTTTAGCTATTTTCATCTGTTCAACAGGTGGCTCTTGCTCCAGCAAACTAGGCTTCTCAATAGGTCGTTCAAGCACCGttgagggggaggaggctgaagtttctctgctgtctttgGAGGAATTTGCCTTTTTGTCCTTCTGGGGTAAAATAACGGGATCCTTGTCAACAGGCGTCTTCGTTCCACTGCTACAAGCAGCCGTATCAGGTTCATCTTTGCTGACAGATTGCTCAGGCATTCCCTCCTGTCTCTTTACCGGTTTGTCAATTTTTCCGTCTTTAAATGAAGAATCCAagaatttcttttgttttactaACACCTCTGGCTCCTTCTTAAATGTTTTCTGTCCGGTGTCTGTATTTCCTTCGGCTTTATCAGATGGTAATGACACTTTCTCTGTGAGTAGTTTAGAGGCAGACTCATCTACCAGTTGTGGTTTTATAGCAGTGAGCTCTGGCTTACTTGTGGAGCAATCCAGTTTGAATTCACAATTTGGGCTGATGGGACTGGTTTGTTCCCtaccttttcttcttttagaGCGGGAGCCTGTTCTACTAAGGTCTTTGGGCTGTGGGTTAATGCTATTGGTCAGTTCTGCAGAATCACCCGGACCTTCAGCTGGAAGATTTGTTTCAACTCTGTTAGGTTCCATAACCTGATCTGCGGTTTTCGAGGCCACCGTGTTGTTTGTTTTAGATTCTGTTGGTTGTTCTTTAGAAATGGAAATCTTTGACCCTACACCGGTAGTATCTTGTCCATCTGGTTTTAATGTTATCTCGGATTTTGATTGTTTGTCAGTATCCAGTTTACCCTGATTGTCTAGTTCTGATGACTTTGATGCAGACACTACGCATGAGGTAGCTTTTTGAGACATTCCTGTCAAGTCTGACTTTTGAGGCCTCGTTGGCTCGTCCCCAGTTTCAGATTCTTTTGTGAAGTTCCTCATTCGCTCCTTGATCGTCATCGGCTTCTTCCCGCCGGGTGACTCAGGTCTGGACCTGGCCGTGTCGGAACGTTCAGCTGATCTTGACCTCTTTTCTAACGACTTTAAATCTGCTTTCAACATCGTCGTGGCATTCCTGACTGGAGAGACATCAGCACTCCTCGGACTTTGGAAGGTCCGCTTGTTGACACCTGCTGCCGGCTGCTCAAAGAGGCTGATTCTATCCGCAATGCGGCCAACGACTGGCTTAGGCTCCTCGTCAATTTTCTTCAGCTTGAGTAGTCTGTGTGTGATAAGAGGTTATGGATTCAAGCACACAATTTGTATTTAGCAACATTTTACACATGATTTTGACAAATGTATCAAACTTGCACAACTACCTAATTGTGCATCCAATTGTCTGCCACAGACTAATGCTGTCAATTATTCAATTAAATCTTAATTTCCCTTCTAGTCTGTACTTTACAGCAACAACCTTGAAGCACAAGATTGTACTTTGTGACATGACTCACACTATTGTTCCACACACAGCACATTCTTTTGACAGCAATGTTATGTGAGACAAACATGTAGTTTAACGTGTCTGTAATGTCTGAGTTACACTCCTTAAGAACAAATGGCGCATTTGAAGTGAATGTTATTTGAAAACCTTTCGATATACTTTACAGCTCATTGAAATTTGACGATTCATTTTGTCATTCATTCACAAACCACTGTGTCTGTATTGAACGTGTCACATTAAGGTAAAAAGACGTACCTGGCATCGATCTCTGTTTTGGGCTTATCCTTTGCTTCATCTTGGTCATTTTTCAACACTGCTTTCAATTCCTCGGTGTCTCCGGCTGGATTTAGCTTTGAATTCAAATGCACGTTCTTTGTAAAAAGCTTCACCTCACTCCGAGAAACCTTCAGACTCCTGCGTTTGGACTCTGGTGTCTCTGTCTTCCGTTCCACTTTGTAAACACTGCTGTCGTCCTCCATGTCTGCGCCCACACCAACCACACATTCCAGAGGGGCTGCAATGTCTGAGTTTGAGTCCTGGAAATTGTCCAACAGCTCGGCTCTATCATGACAGGAAGTCTTATTCTCTGCTCTTTCAGGTGAAGTCTGAGAGGCGGAAGCGTGCTTGGAGGAGGAGTTTACAGATGCCTCTCCCATGTGAGTCTTTGGACTTTTGCCCTGGCGATTGGTCACTGAGTTATCTGATGGCGAGATTTCTTGTGGGACAGGTTCGGCGCTGGGAGGCATTTTTTCCTGGGGGATGTTCCCTTCATCTCCCTGAGCGTTCTTCTTGAACTGGCTGTTCTTCCTTCTGGCTGCGTTTTTACGCCCCATTCTGTCAGCCTCTGTTTGTCCTTTAGGTTCAGGCTCCGGTTCAGGCTCAGTCTCTGACTGTGACTCTTTGTGTGATTTCACTGATACCCCCACGAGGGCACTGTGGTAATGATCTGCCCCAACAGCAGGCCTCACATTCGTCCTTTGGTCCTCTGCACTTGTTGAACTCAACAAATCTGATGATGACTTTACTTTGGCGTGGACTTTGAGGTTCTTTTTTGTGACTTGGACCACTGCCTGTTCAGCACAGGTGTTCTGGTTGGAGTGAATCACGCTGGTCTCCTCCAGGTACACATGGAGCCTCCTGCCTGCATGTACTTGAGACTGGGTGTGGGCGTGGTCAGATTCGCATACCACACCCTGCTCAGAAGAGTAAGAGGGATGTGTCAGCTGACTGCCATTTGTCTCAGGATTCCCGCTTGCTAAATTACCGTTgctgctctcctccctctccttgccCTGCTCAAATCTCTCCTCTCTGCAATCCACAAACTCCTCCTTCTCTGGATCTCCTTCTGCTGTTTCAGTGCTGCTCACAACAGAGACGCCTCTGTGGGCAGACTGTGTGGCGTCCTCCTCTTCACATGGAAAAATGTCTCTGGATTGACCGAATGGATTGGGATTGGagctctggtcctcctccccctcttgtgTCCTTGCCTGGAGTCTCACAGATTCTTCACTCTCCTGTTCTCCTTCTGACTTAAAAACATTATCGCTCGTCGGGGAGGCATTTTCAGTGGGACTCTTTGGACTCTTTGCCCTCCATGGAGAGAGCCAACTCCCGATACGACCCAAGACCCCAGTGCTCGGTTGCTCCTCGGGGCTCTCAGACTAAATCAAAGCAGAGAATAATAACCCACATTATTGTCTCCACGATCAGTGGCAGTTTATAGCATGCATACTTCCAATTAACACACACTTTAGTTGAGCTTGTAGCAGTTACACGTGGTAGTGCAAATATTATAACTTGCCAATGAACAAAGGAAATGGAGTGCAGCTTAAAGAAGTCAAGGTTTGATCATAGAAAATGTGTTCAGTGTGGCCATGCATCTCTCAGTATCGCAAATACATGCAGGAGTTCTTATAACCCGTAAGCTTACCGTAGATACCATATCATTCAGATTCTTTATGTAGGTTGTGAACATGATTTGGGTTTAGAACAAAAACTCCTAAAGagcataaaacaaaaacaaaatcattCCCCCTGCAAGATAAACAACAGCAGTGTGTAAAAGCAGAAACTgatcacacagaaaaaaaatgtctccCTTAGCAAAATGGTAGATCCATCTTTAACTCTCTGAGCAAGTCCTGGTGGCAGTAGTTTTAAGTTCAACTCACCCAAATTAGACACAGAAGAAACTTCCCGGcgcaataaaaaacataaacgtGTCAGTTTTCACCAAATGGATCTGCACGCGGGTTGTTGTCTAACTGATGACCATGCTGTGTTTAGTCCTCCTTGCGTCCACAACTCCGGCGCAGACTGTTACATCGCTGTGGAAGTTCTGCTCCTCCAGCGGCGCATGACGCAGCCGGGTGATAAAACGTTGCCTTCACGTGCTTCTCGTCATCGTCTGACAACAGTGCAACTATCGCAGTTACATCTTGATTATGTCCGTTAGCCTGGCTAGACTGGTTTTCATGGTATAATTGGCTGcaatattcatatattgcttatAACTCTCAGCAAGTCACATTAGAAGCGCTGCGATACATGTAGTAGTGGTAGAGTAACTTTAATCATGTATTTAAGTTATTCAATAGCCTGCAGCATAAGGACCCATTCTAGGGACTTGACTTGAGATTTTCCGTTTTTGGAAGCTTAATACGTTATACTCCAGCCTACACCTCACAGGATGTATGACTCTACAAACagctgtatttatatgtatttattaagtGTTTCTATTACTttcaatatttaatatgtttttttagtaACAAGGTCGAGTGTAATTTGTACACTGTTCTCCTGTGttaagatgtttaaaaaaaaagaggagtcaTTGTGTGgctcttcatttttttattataaaaatggACAGCAAATGAGATGCTCGGAATCAGTAGCCTACACACATTTACGGATGAttctataatattaataataaccttcaattttatatagcgcttctctaaatacccgaagtcgcttacagagtccagagtccagtagtcaaacacacacacagtcataccagTGGTggtacatcagtagccacagctgccctggggcagactgactaATGATCCAATGGCCGTGTAACCCAGCTGATCTCATCTCTCAACTTCTAAAAAAGATGTCTGTTAATTGAAAGACAAGAAAAGGTACTTACTTAATGTTATATACtagatacatataaataatattacgAATTCTAATTATTACCACAGAATATTAAAGACTGATGAGTAGAGAAACACACATGTTGACGCTTTGCACCTCAAGTATCAAAGTATTACTTTGCTTTCAAATATGTGAGCCACTTGCTAACCTCGTGCTAAGTGAGTCCATTTCATCTAGTAGCAAAGACAAAGTTGGCTAATATTGTAGAAACATATGGAACTTGAGTTTTAGTAAACAAAAGCACACCTAGTGCCAAATAATGGTTTAATAAACATGCATGAACATTGGAGTTTTGAAATAGATGCAACAACTCATGTTTATTAGAATAAAGTAACACTGCTTTTCTAAAGCTTTGCTGAAGCAGCGAGGGCATTGTTGGGTATCGAGCTCAAAATTCCTACATTTATCGAAGTAATTGAAGGCAGCGAGAGGCAGTGTTCAAAGAAACTTTTCCAGGGGAAGTGACGCACTGACTGTGTGGCATTCAGGGCCTGTTGAATTTGGTTTTTGGCTCTCCAAACCTGTGCGCTCTTGTTTCGTTTGGCGGGCAGCTCAACTCAGTGTTTCCATTTTGCTTTGAATTTAACCCTTAACATACTTTTTGTGAAGGTTTGTCTTTATTATCTcgacttttacattttttataggACATAGCTATTGTTATATGACACACGGTTTAAGTCGTTcttactttttttcatttttcaacaCGATACATATCCCAGATTGCCTTAGGTGTAGGAGTGGCTACGGTAATTAGAAAAAGTCATAATTTTAGCCATAAATGTAATGGCCCTGTCTTTAATGTTTTCATAACATCTATGATACGAGGTATATATCTAAAAAAGTTTTGGGATAAGAAATTGCCATTACAGAGATAACATTTCGCTCATTAATATAATTAACCCACGCACGCCTGCAGGTCTAACAGGTTCCAAGATCCCTGACACCAAAACAAACAATGGCCCCAAAGTCTATCGACCGAAAGGAGCCGTCAGTTAATTTCTTTCCAAACACGTGCAGAGACGCTTACCATGATTAGTGTCTCTCTGGCCTTCTCGGTTGTCTCAGGAATAAACCAGTCAGATATGGCCCGCTGCGAAAGCCCTTTAAAACAGAGTGAAGCCTTTCCGCCGCCCCTGTGAGGTGACCTGTCCCGGCCCACGCAGAGCAGTCCGCTGCTAATGAATATTTAGTAAGGTTTAAACTGAAAACGTATGAAGTCTCACTCTTGGAGTATCCTATGCCAGAGAGACGACATTGTGAATGCAGCTTTCGgagtgttatttagtttcccACTCAGTGTCAATGAGGGCTGAGACTCAGGTGGAATCTGCCCAGGCCAGGTAACACACCCCTAGGCTCTGAGCACCGTGACACAGCGGTGGCGGTTTATTGTGCAACTTTGTTCAGGTATCAAACAACAAGCTAACGTGTGTTTCTCAGGGTGTGGGTTGTTTCCATATAGACACTGGGTAGTCCACCtgtttaaacaaaaaaagaaacgtaTTAAAGGACAATATTTTTACTGGTTGTTTTGAATCGAATTCAACTGTGAATATAATCACGGGTATTATGGATTCTCTCACaggtattattttattgttatatttagCCTTTTTAGAATCATCTCCATGACCATCTGGCTCAAAATCCCACTTTTGAATCCAATGGCTGTTCCTATAACTCAAAACCTTTTATTCACAAGCACAGACATTATGCAtgtgaacacacctctacacattcACATGCAAATATAttctatctctgtctcccttTCTTTATCTTTCCCATGATTTATTAATGTGCTGAAGCTGAAACCTGTCTCACTACACCCAATGAAATATTTACACATCACCTTGTTCCTTTCTCATATAGCACAATGCTTTTGGGTCGGTTGAGAATGTGCAGGCTTGTATCCCCAGTGATATCTGTtcagagaggaaacaaaattATGTTGGGAAAGAAAATTGCGAGGCAAACCAGACAACAAATGTTTTAGTGTTGTTGTACCAAACTGAGCTGAGGCAACATATGCAAATGATGACACGTATCACTCAGAGAAGTGGAAGGCTAGTTGTTCTGGTCTAGAGCTAATTAAACAAACAGTTGATGAGAAAAATACAGACGTGTGAAATTTAATTAACAAGtctgtattttttttcatttatttctcttcACCTCTGCTGACTCAAGTCATTGACCCATATTTAGCCTATGCTGCTCACGGGGTCTGAGTCACACCTTAATCTTGTATTGACTCCATTTATAATGTGCAGTGTAATAAGAGGTTATATTGGGTTTCTTTTCGGGACATTGGTTCAATCTGGAATACGTTTTCCAGCATGGCGCTATGTCACAGACGGTTACAGACATGCTTACCTGGCAGCTGCTCTCTGCGAGCGTTCTCCTTGTGTTACAGAGAGCAGCACGGTGTGTAAACAGCTGgctgctttgttgttgttgagagagagagagagaattactCATTCTCTGCATCCACCCAGCTTTTTCCTGCTTGGTCAGAGACTGGAACCATCAGGGTGCTGGGGTCAATAGGCTCAATAGAATGAGGAGACATTAAAGGCTTTATTGTGCCGCAGGAACGCTCCTGGATGTTTTATTCTCAAGATTAGTTCAATGGAtctgattatttttcttttgactTTTCAAATAGGATTGTTACTGTGATCTAAGTGGTTGTACTTTATAGCTGCACATTTTAGAATCAGTGATGTTTAGGATGGCCATTCTTTTGTAGTATGGGGAACAACTCTAAAGTGTGACCATTGATTACACCATCTTTTGATCCAATATTGATACATCCTAAAGACCTACTGTATAAAATAGTGACATGCCAAGTTTAACGATGTATTTTGGATTGGTTTGATACAGAACATGCTTTTCTGTTTAACACATTAAAGGCATATAGATGGTTGGAAAGAGAGGCAATTGGTTGCCTTGTGTACTCAACCACAGATCAAAATTGTTTTCGGTGCTCTTATGAAATGGGTAGAAAACATGGATAAACAGGAAGGAAATCCAGGcactcaaaaataataaataacaatgagttaaaaaaacaactttattgtAGTGGTCAAATCAATAAAGAACATTTATGGTTAGCTCAAGGTCTGGGATGACATACCCGAAAAGCCACAGTTGgatgacaaaaaacaacaattcaTAAAATACTTAAAGTTCTGTTCAGAAAAGGGGAAAAGTAAACAGATATAACCTCTGGCTATGAAAGCAAACCGACCACAAAGAAGAACATATATAAAGTAAACCATCTAAACtctacaaataaaacattatggGACAATTTGTCAATCCAGATAAACAAACACTTCAACAAACTATCGAAATAGAAATTAACCATCTCTACAAAACATAAATCCCAAAGATGCACCAGATACATTTTGACTGAACACTTCCTGTATTTCACAGCTCTGCTTTAGGGGCACATCTTGTCTGCATAATGCAGTAACCAGCAGCAGCAACCCCAGCACTGGTAACTCAGAGAAATGTACACTAGAATAACTTAAAATCAAAGCATTAATGTCACAGCATACCCAGTTTTGCTTTGTAAAGAAATAGTGGAGTAACCTCAACCTAAGGAAGTCACACGCCCTCTGTTGGTGCATACTGTCAGCCTTGCTGTTGGTTTCACTGTTAGCTTCTAGCAGCCGGCTTATGTAAAGACAATTCTTCAATCATAGATATTGTCAGAATATAGCACCTTaaagtaaaatgtaataaaaaacaaagcaaCGTTTGACTGTAAAGAAGTAAACAAAATGTTTGCGTTAATAGAAACTAATGTACCACCAACAATACACGTGCATGAGTACGAAGAAACAAAAGTCATGTGTGTGCTCATGAGCATACAGTAAAAGGAGGAGGACATGTTATGTGTAAACTATAGATTATGGTAAGTAGAGGAGGGCTATTGGCATTCAAATCAGATTGCAGCAGGTTTGGTCATCACAATGATCCATTAGGTTTTTCTCAGGGAACAATAAAAGGCTCATCCTAGACTAAAGAGTGTGTTAAAGACTGAAGTAGTTTTATTGGAATGAATGGCCCACTTCTACTACACGCTACTTAACACTccgctgcagagagagagagagccggagAGGATCCTCTTATGTACGGTTCAGTGAGTCATCAGCAGGAACCATTATGGTGTATTTATGTTGAGCATCTGTTTCATGGACTTTCAGTCCCACTGATGAGAAGAACCGTGGTTGTTTAGGGTAACTCTTTTAAACAGGAATACCAACGTATATTTGAATGTATTCATACTACTGCATATAAAGGTTGAGTCATACGTCGGTGACTTAAAGCGCAGAGGCTTTTGAGAAGCTTCTTCCATACATGTCTTCTTCAGTGCTTATCTTTGAAGCTGTGGTTCACGTTATCTTGTAGAGATTTGTTATACAACATTGCCCTCGCTCAAAGCGTGTGTGACACAAAACTATGTTTGTCGTTTTATCGCAACTGAAAATTAAATCACCATTTGAAGGACACGCATCAGATCCAAGATCATTTTCTTTGTCGACAGAATGCCAATGTCTTCCCTTCTCCCTCGCTCTCAGTCGCTCCCCCGTTGCTGCTCAGATGTCGAATCAACTGTCACCCACGAATCCTGCCACCGTGGGGAGTTTGGGAGGAAGAGCAAATGGCAGACTTGCTGCATGAAATTGATACAACTCCATTGCCCCCTCCATTGGTTGCTGATGCTCAATACACCCTTGGAGCCCTTTAAATCTGGGATCGCTTGTTCTGCACCATTTTAGCTTCATACCTCTTTGTCCCCTTGCCAGCTGCCATGACATTTCACTGGTGAGACAATAATGAACTGCTTTTGtaaaaatgttatatttcaCTATAAATGATAGAATAACAATTACCTGCAAACGGTTCTCGGAAAGTAACGACTCGAAAAATCTATTTTTCCTGAAAATCAATTAATGCGCTCGTTTG is part of the Pseudoliparis swirei isolate HS2019 ecotype Mariana Trench chromosome 12, NWPU_hadal_v1, whole genome shotgun sequence genome and harbors:
- the LOC130202266 gene encoding beta/gamma crystallin domain-containing protein 1-like isoform X2, with product MSESPEEQPSTGVLGRIGSWLSPWRAKSPKSPTENASPTSDNVFKSEGEQESEESVRLQARTQEGEEDQSSNPNPFGQSRDIFPCEEEDATQSAHRGVSVVSSTETAEGDPEKEEFVDCREERFEQGKEREESSNGNLASGNPETNGSQLTHPSYSSEQGVVCESDHAHTQSQVHAGRRLHVYLEETSVIHSNQNTCAEQAVVQVTKKNLKVHAKVKSSSDLLSSTSAEDQRTNVRPAVGADHYHSALVGVSVKSHKESQSETEPEPEPEPKGQTEADRMGRKNAARRKNSQFKKNAQGDEGNIPQEKMPPSAEPVPQEISPSDNSVTNRQGKSPKTHMGEASVNSSSKHASASQTSPERAENKTSCHDRAELLDNFQDSNSDIAAPLECVVGVGADMEDDSSVYKVERKTETPESKRRSLKVSRSEVKLFTKNVHLNSKLNPAGDTEELKAVLKNDQDEAKDKPKTEIDARLLKLKKIDEEPKPVVGRIADRISLFEQPAAGVNKRTFQSPRSADVSPVRNATTMLKADLKSLEKRSRSAERSDTARSRPESPGGKKPMTIKERMRNFTKESETGDEPTRPQKSDLTGMSQKATSCVVSASKSSELDNQGKLDTDKQSKSEITLKPDGQDTTGVGSKISISKEQPTESKTNNTVASKTADQVMEPNRVETNLPAEGPGDSAELTNSINPQPKDLSRTGSRSKRRKGREQTSPISPNCEFKLDCSTSKPELTAIKPQLVDESASKLLTEKVSLPSDKAEGNTDTGQKTFKKEPEVLVKQKKFLDSSFKDGKIDKPVKRQEGMPEQSVSKDEPDTAACSSGTKTPVDKDPVILPQKDKKANSSKDSRETSASSPSTVLERPIEKPSLLEQEPPVEQMKIAKELSVQSESTEPKEKNTGKCPNKDIELMNQAGSKDVGKLEKVEDEKNNQTEKKNKDKAQQLLQSAESITKAEISESRQGMSETEWSIARDNERKDETQSAKVITKPEIIKPKPASPSSEKKSTSSELPAQKQGARHTKTAHPEEAAVGAVTQTNEAASVTKTVKGTSKREKAATVPSELQTKSTESPGTEPEAVVVAAKPQPHSESVEKTENSPDDSCANGASDAHFSSSKSVTNATTAAEEVSVKAADGTSALITSKTDNMSEKESYDKKSSPILASKPLSSSVAKRCDGEKSSTVGSVPSEVSGDITKPAPRARQCEESEITGSRSDKEIAQSPSDGATSNSTVDVAKKTAEETFHSLMNKLSPVANGDISPQLHTVKKEPVNNKPSQTTQAPTSPDTTLLSTMKRLRFPHGRSKDDSATPQDAPSSWLDVDFPKRKLKVSMPKLSSSGSESNLLDTSGELDDNDFIEKIQKLCAPFPLPPRKHNQLRPPQPPFAMPAIREARFEKTFDPDEFKFGLSKKNQFSVDTSSSLLASKYQSKETKTGMMPARASLLLSILDPHSRLRDNSPVEEDVKEEKDDQIKVKSRLEGSCVLSSLNSSIFRGRRKGVQTQVEGTHSGDVSPSEAPQLSPPALTQTPPRSPTATAPLQDTQALSNREKAQSAEAVPSDSGLPLPVFNDIKLPDYLEKYLPRGPAKPERSEQGPEQVRTEVIGKMKAPACETDLAMKPGGVLPDAVPPCVPEIPPITHPTLLEHKKPPAIITAKGFHKRPGKMVLFEKHQFSGQAHEIFRDVADATSLQLSPLISVQVVRGCWLIYEKPDFQGRSIALEEGGIELANVWAVPETEPQSNPPMLIGSIRLAVWDYSLPHIDLFTEPEGHGRVTPYHNDSIETGSFGVPLSTASIQVHSGVWLVFSDPGFQGMAAVLETGEYPVPDTWGFTSPFVGSLRPLKMGGFKVENPNEVKALLYEKPGLEGSCWDIDGDIFSFGESEGDMATDGENLDSRKLKSVASLRIIGGLWVGYSEPGFEGQQYIMEEGEYLECSDWGGSDQLGSLRPILSDFISPHLKMFSDKDFGELGVNIDLTVPVIDMDGTGYGVKTQSIDVISGVWVVFEEPGFCGECYLLEKGLYGNPQDWGASQPRVASAMPVVLDDFENAAKFKVQLFSDPGFKGSVVPLEDSVASLMDSVASCKVLAGSWLAFEGQDFTGRMYVLEMGNYPDLRAMGCVNAGSSILSLQTVGFEFSLPSITLFERCGLWGKRVVLTDGSVNLQLAGGCSRVQSVLVEGGMWVLYEGINYRGPQILLRPGEVPDWRKFSSWQKIGSLRPLIQKRVHFRLRNRRTGLMMSVTGDLDDVKLMRVQETEEADGFEQIWFHDNGHLHCKLVEECCLSPSGSVTMAGSRVGLSPEPENQDQLWSITPGGFIRYTSTSDLVLDVKGGAHYDKNQVILKPLDPNNLQQQWDVEII